The following are from one region of the Edwardsiella tarda ATCC 15947 = NBRC 105688 genome:
- the ilvL gene encoding ilv operon leader peptide, translated as MSLLVQVISLVVISVVVIIIPPCGAALGRIKA; from the coding sequence ATGAGCCTACTTGTCCAAGTGATTAGCCTAGTCGTGATTAGCGTGGTGGTGATTATTATTCCACCGTGCGGGGCTGCACTTGGACGAATAAAGGCTTAG
- the ilvD gene encoding dihydroxy-acid dehydratase has translation MAKYRSATTTHGRNMAGARALWRATGMTDADFGKPIIAVVNSFTQFVPGHVHLRDLGRLVATQIEAAGGVAKEFNTIAVDDGIAMGHGGMLYSLPSRELIADSVEYMVNAHCADAMVCISNCDKITPGMMMAALRLNIPVIFVSGGPMEAGKTRLSDQLIKLDLVDAMIQGANPQVSDEESAQIERAACPTCGSCSGMFTANSMNCLMEALGLALPGNGSLLATHADRRTLFEEAGQRIVALTRRYYEHDDASVLPRSIANKAAFENAMTLDIAMGGSTNTVLHLLAAAQEAEADFTLADIDRLSRQVPHLCKVAPSTQRYHMEDVHRAGGVMGILGELERAGLLNRGVVNVLGLDLTETLARYDIMRSEDEAVQRLYRAGPAGLRTTEPFGQSCRWETLDRDRQTGCIRTREFAYSQDGGLAVLAGNLAPDGCIVKTAGVDDDSLLFRGPARVFESQEAAVEAILGSQIQAGDVVVIRYEGPKGGPGMQEMLYPTSYLKSMGLGKQCALITDGRFSGGTSGLSIGHVSPEAASGGAIALVCDGDLIEIDIPARHIRLAIPESELAQRRQQELARGDRAWTPRSRQRPVSLALRAYASLATSADRGAVRDRSKLGEY, from the coding sequence ATGGCTAAGTATCGTTCAGCGACTACCACCCATGGCCGCAATATGGCCGGTGCCCGCGCGTTGTGGCGCGCGACCGGGATGACCGATGCGGATTTTGGTAAGCCGATTATCGCGGTGGTGAACTCGTTCACCCAGTTTGTGCCGGGTCATGTGCATCTGCGCGATCTCGGGCGGCTGGTGGCCACACAGATCGAGGCGGCTGGTGGCGTGGCCAAGGAGTTTAATACCATCGCGGTGGATGATGGTATCGCCATGGGGCATGGTGGCATGCTCTATTCACTCCCCTCGCGCGAGCTGATCGCCGATTCGGTGGAGTATATGGTCAACGCCCACTGCGCTGACGCCATGGTCTGTATCTCAAACTGCGACAAGATCACGCCGGGGATGATGATGGCGGCGTTGCGCCTGAATATTCCGGTGATCTTCGTCTCTGGTGGGCCGATGGAGGCGGGTAAGACGCGTCTCTCGGATCAACTGATCAAGTTAGATTTGGTCGATGCCATGATCCAGGGCGCGAATCCCCAGGTGAGCGATGAGGAGAGCGCGCAGATTGAACGTGCCGCCTGTCCGACGTGCGGATCCTGTTCCGGGATGTTTACCGCCAACTCGATGAACTGCCTGATGGAGGCCTTAGGATTAGCGCTACCGGGCAATGGTTCCCTGCTGGCAACCCATGCCGATCGCCGGACATTGTTTGAGGAGGCCGGGCAGCGAATCGTCGCATTAACGCGGCGTTATTATGAGCACGATGATGCCTCGGTATTGCCGCGTAGTATCGCCAACAAGGCAGCCTTCGAGAATGCCATGACGCTGGATATCGCCATGGGCGGATCGACCAATACGGTGCTGCATTTGCTGGCGGCGGCTCAAGAGGCCGAGGCCGACTTCACCCTGGCGGATATCGATCGTCTGTCGCGTCAGGTTCCCCATCTGTGCAAGGTCGCGCCCAGCACCCAGCGTTACCACATGGAGGATGTTCACCGCGCCGGCGGGGTGATGGGGATCCTCGGTGAGTTGGAGCGGGCAGGGCTCTTGAATCGCGGTGTCGTCAACGTGTTGGGATTGGATCTGACAGAGACGCTGGCGCGTTATGACATCATGCGCAGTGAGGATGAGGCGGTACAACGCTTGTATCGCGCCGGTCCCGCCGGACTGCGGACGACTGAACCCTTCGGCCAGTCATGCCGTTGGGAGACGCTGGACCGTGATCGCCAGACGGGGTGTATTCGGACTCGGGAGTTTGCCTATAGCCAGGATGGTGGGTTGGCAGTCTTGGCGGGTAATCTGGCGCCGGATGGTTGCATCGTTAAGACCGCCGGGGTCGACGATGACAGTCTGCTCTTCCGTGGCCCGGCACGGGTCTTCGAAAGCCAAGAGGCGGCGGTTGAGGCAATCCTCGGTAGTCAGATCCAGGCCGGTGATGTGGTGGTGATCCGCTATGAGGGCCCGAAGGGGGGGCCGGGGATGCAGGAGATGCTCTATCCCACCTCTTATCTGAAGTCGATGGGATTGGGTAAACAGTGTGCCCTGATCACCGACGGGCGTTTCTCCGGCGGAACCTCGGGATTGTCGATCGGCCATGTCTCACCAGAGGCGGCCAGCGGCGGTGCCATCGCCTTAGTCTGCGACGGTGATCTGATCGAGATCGATATTCCGGCGCGTCATATTCGCCTCGCGATCCCCGAAAGCGAGCTGGCGCAGCGGCGTCAGCAGGAGCTGGCGCGTGGTGATCGAGCCTGGACGCCGCGTAGCCGCCAGCGTCCTGTCTCTCTGGCCTTACGCGCTTATGCCAGCCTAGCGACGAGCGCCGATCGCGGCGCAGTACGTGATCGAAGCAAACTGGGAGAGTACTGA
- a CDS encoding MFS transporter, with product MFAWSPQQRHVAIASFLSWTLDAFDFFILVFLLSDIASAFHVDVEQVTLAILLTLAVRPIGALIFGRAAEKYGRRPILMLNIICFSVFELLSAAAPSLRIFLLLRVLYGVAMGGIWGVASSLTMETIPDRSRGLMSGIFQAGYPFGYLLAAVIYGLFAQWLGWRGMFVIGAIPIVLLPYIYFYVPESPVWLAAKAHRQSGMPLWPVLRHNWKLCIYLVVLMAAFNFFSHGTQDLYPTFLKVQHGFSANVISIIAVSYNIASIAGGIFFGTLSERIGRKRAIMLAALLALPVIPLWAFSGGSLMLGIGAFLMQFMVQGAWGVIPTYLNELVPASARAVLPGFVYQLGNLLASVNATLQASIAAHHGQNYALAMAITAGSVAVIIAILISFGRDTRGVAMAEKSSE from the coding sequence ATGTTTGCTTGGTCTCCCCAGCAACGGCACGTTGCTATCGCCAGTTTTTTAAGCTGGACACTGGATGCATTCGATTTTTTTATCTTGGTTTTTCTATTAAGCGACATCGCTAGCGCCTTCCATGTCGACGTAGAGCAGGTGACGCTGGCCATCTTGTTGACGCTGGCCGTGCGGCCGATTGGGGCGTTGATCTTTGGTCGAGCCGCTGAGAAGTATGGGCGTCGTCCTATCCTGATGTTGAATATCATCTGTTTTTCAGTCTTTGAATTGTTGTCGGCGGCGGCACCATCGCTGAGGATTTTCCTGTTGTTGCGGGTACTGTATGGCGTGGCGATGGGGGGGATCTGGGGGGTTGCCTCGTCATTGACCATGGAGACGATACCCGATCGCTCGCGTGGCTTGATGTCGGGTATTTTTCAGGCGGGTTATCCCTTTGGATATTTATTAGCGGCGGTGATCTATGGGTTATTCGCTCAGTGGTTAGGATGGCGCGGCATGTTTGTGATTGGCGCGATTCCGATCGTGTTGTTGCCCTATATTTACTTCTATGTGCCGGAATCGCCGGTCTGGCTAGCGGCGAAGGCGCACCGTCAGAGTGGCATGCCGTTATGGCCGGTGTTGCGACACAACTGGAAGCTGTGTATTTACCTGGTCGTGTTGATGGCAGCCTTCAATTTCTTCAGTCACGGCACGCAGGATCTCTATCCGACTTTCCTCAAAGTTCAGCATGGTTTCTCGGCTAATGTCATCAGTATCATCGCGGTTAGCTACAATATCGCCTCTATCGCCGGTGGGATTTTCTTCGGTACGCTCTCGGAGCGTATCGGCCGTAAGCGTGCCATCATGTTGGCTGCCTTACTGGCATTGCCGGTGATCCCGTTGTGGGCTTTCTCTGGCGGTTCACTGATGTTGGGGATCGGTGCCTTTCTGATGCAGTTTATGGTACAGGGTGCGTGGGGCGTTATCCCAACCTACCTGAATGAACTGGTGCCAGCGAGTGCGCGAGCGGTTTTACCGGGTTTTGTCTACCAATTGGGCAATCTTCTGGCCTCAGTGAATGCGACCCTTCAAGCTTCGATTGCCGCCCATCATGGGCAAAATTATGCGTTGGCGATGGCGATTACGGCGGGGAGTGTCGCCGTGATTATCGCTATTCTGATCTCCTTCGGGCGAGATACCCGTGGGGTAGCGATGGCGGAGAAAAGCTCCGAGTAA
- a CDS encoding glycine C-acetyltransferase → MSADFYQQLTQQLETTRADGLYKNERIITSAQQAEIAVADGSHVLNFCANNYLGLANHPALIAAAKAGMDSHGFGMASVRFICGTQDSHKALEQQIATFLGMEDAILYSSCFDANGGLFETLLGPEDAIISDALNHASIIDGVRLCKARRYRYANNDMAELKSRLTQARAEGARHILIATDGVFSMDGVIADLKSICDLADEYGALVMVDDSHAVGFVGSHGRGTHEYCGVMGRVDIITGTLGKALGGASGGYTAARKEVVEWLRQRSRPYLFSNSLAPSIVAASMQVLTLLAQGDALRARLWDNARLFREKMTAAGFTLAGADHAIIPVMLGDAKLAQRFADLLLQEGIYVTGFFYPVVPQGQARIRTQMSAAHTPAQIEQAVDAFIRVGKQLGVIA, encoded by the coding sequence ATGTCTGCGGATTTTTACCAGCAACTTACACAGCAGCTCGAGACGACACGAGCTGACGGGTTGTACAAGAATGAGCGCATCATTACCTCAGCCCAACAAGCGGAGATCGCCGTGGCTGATGGTAGCCATGTCTTAAACTTCTGTGCCAATAACTACCTAGGGTTAGCGAATCACCCTGCGCTGATCGCTGCCGCTAAGGCGGGCATGGACAGTCATGGCTTCGGTATGGCGTCGGTGCGTTTTATCTGTGGCACTCAGGATAGTCATAAGGCGTTGGAGCAGCAAATTGCCACCTTCTTAGGCATGGAAGACGCCATCCTTTATTCCTCTTGCTTCGATGCTAACGGTGGTTTATTTGAGACCCTGTTAGGGCCGGAGGATGCGATTATCTCCGATGCGTTGAATCATGCCTCCATTATCGATGGCGTGCGTCTGTGTAAGGCACGACGCTATCGCTATGCAAACAACGATATGGCCGAACTGAAATCGCGGTTGACGCAGGCTCGCGCCGAGGGCGCCCGCCATATCCTGATCGCCACCGATGGGGTGTTCTCCATGGATGGCGTGATCGCCGATCTGAAGTCGATTTGTGATCTGGCGGATGAGTATGGTGCCTTGGTGATGGTGGATGACTCGCATGCGGTTGGATTCGTCGGCTCCCACGGGCGCGGTACTCATGAATACTGCGGAGTGATGGGGCGAGTCGATATTATCACAGGCACTTTGGGTAAAGCGCTGGGGGGAGCCTCTGGCGGCTACACCGCCGCGCGTAAAGAGGTGGTCGAATGGCTGCGTCAACGCTCACGCCCCTATCTGTTTTCTAACTCACTGGCTCCCTCGATCGTTGCCGCCTCGATGCAGGTGCTGACCCTCTTAGCTCAGGGAGATGCGCTGCGTGCTCGGCTGTGGGATAACGCCCGCCTGTTCCGTGAGAAGATGACCGCAGCCGGTTTTACCTTAGCGGGTGCCGATCATGCCATTATTCCGGTGATGCTGGGGGACGCTAAGTTGGCACAGCGTTTCGCCGACCTGCTATTACAAGAAGGGATTTATGTGACGGGTTTCTTCTATCCGGTGGTACCGCAGGGGCAGGCGCGTATCCGTACCCAAATGTCGGCGGCGCATACGCCAGCACAGATCGAGCAGGCCGTAGACGCCTTTATTCGTGTCGGTAAACAACTTGGCGTGATCGCCTAA
- the tdh gene encoding L-threonine 3-dehydrogenase, which produces MKALSKLYAEEGIWMTDVPLPQLGHNDIMIKIRKTAICGTDVHIYNWDDWSQKTIPVPMVVGHEYVGEVVAVGQEVSGFRIGDRVSGEGHITCGHCRNCRAGRTHLCRNTIGVGVNRQGAFAEYLVIPAFNAFKIPDNISDELAAIFDPFGNAVHTALSFDLVGEDVLVSGAGPIGIMAAAVCRHVGARHVVITDVNDYRLDLARKMGVTRAVNVSRDALADVMQELGMTEGFDVGLEMSGAPAAFRTMLETMNHGGKIAMLGIPPGNMAIDWNQVIFKGLVIKGIYGREMFETWYKMAALLQSGLDLTPIITHRYAIDDFQQGFAAMRSGHSGKVILDWA; this is translated from the coding sequence ATGAAAGCTTTATCCAAATTATATGCGGAAGAAGGTATCTGGATGACCGATGTCCCATTGCCGCAATTGGGGCATAACGACATCATGATCAAGATCCGTAAGACGGCGATCTGTGGCACCGATGTGCATATCTATAACTGGGATGACTGGTCGCAGAAGACGATCCCGGTACCGATGGTAGTTGGTCATGAGTATGTGGGTGAAGTGGTCGCTGTTGGCCAAGAGGTTAGCGGTTTTCGCATCGGCGATCGCGTCTCTGGCGAGGGGCATATCACCTGTGGGCACTGTCGCAATTGCCGTGCCGGTCGCACCCATCTGTGCCGTAATACCATTGGGGTCGGTGTCAATCGCCAGGGCGCATTCGCCGAGTATCTGGTGATCCCGGCCTTCAATGCTTTCAAAATTCCAGACAATATCTCTGACGAGTTGGCGGCGATTTTCGATCCTTTCGGCAATGCGGTGCATACGGCGCTCTCTTTCGACCTGGTTGGCGAGGATGTCTTGGTCTCCGGTGCGGGGCCGATCGGCATCATGGCGGCGGCGGTGTGCCGTCATGTGGGGGCGCGTCATGTGGTGATCACCGACGTGAATGACTATCGCCTCGATTTGGCGCGTAAAATGGGGGTCACGCGGGCAGTTAACGTCAGTCGCGACGCCTTAGCGGACGTGATGCAGGAGTTGGGCATGACGGAGGGCTTCGATGTGGGGCTAGAAATGTCCGGTGCGCCGGCGGCTTTCCGTACCATGTTGGAGACCATGAACCATGGCGGTAAGATCGCCATGTTAGGTATCCCACCGGGCAATATGGCCATCGATTGGAACCAGGTGATCTTTAAGGGACTGGTGATCAAAGGGATCTATGGACGGGAGATGTTTGAAACGTGGTACAAGATGGCGGCGTTGCTACAATCGGGTCTCGATCTAACCCCGATCATTACTCATCGTTACGCGATCGACGACTTTCAGCAAGGGTTTGCCGCGATGCGCTCGGGTCACTCTGGCAAGGTGATCCTCGACTGGGCATGA
- a CDS encoding YifB family Mg chelatase-like AAA ATPase: MTLASVYTRAALGMQAPEVRIEAHIGNGLPGFTLVGLPETAVREAKDRVRCAILNSGFQFPAKRITLNLAPADLPKEGGRYDLPMALALLLAAGQLSSVHAEHQYEFMGELALSGELRPVPGILPAALRATQAGRTLIAPSGNAGELGLLPAPRPFIAPSLLAVCAFLSENATLERPARCLPSNDYAQQGDMADIIGQAQARRALEIAAAGGHNLLLLGPPGTGKTMLAYRLPGILPPMTSDEALAQAAISSLAYPGSTQTRYGVRPFRAPHHSASMAALIGGGSLPRPGEISLAHHGVLFLDELAEFDRRTLDALREPLESGVVHLSRAQIKVSFPARVQLVAAMNPSNAGFGSSAGGRTTPNQVLRYLSRLSGPLLDRFDLSIDVPLLPAGVLASQRATGEDSATLRQRVTAVRDRQYARSGQLNAHLEGAERDRVCRLSTHDAQFLEQALTRLGLSVRAWHRLLKVARTLADMEGVETIAQRHLAEALSYRAVDRLLQTLQRG, translated from the coding sequence ATGACACTGGCCAGCGTATACACCCGTGCCGCCCTCGGCATGCAAGCACCCGAAGTCAGGATCGAGGCACATATCGGCAATGGATTGCCGGGTTTTACTCTGGTTGGCCTCCCAGAGACGGCGGTGCGTGAGGCAAAAGATCGTGTGCGTTGTGCCATCCTAAACAGCGGATTCCAGTTTCCGGCTAAGCGCATCACCCTCAACCTGGCTCCCGCCGACCTACCGAAGGAGGGTGGTCGTTACGATCTTCCCATGGCACTGGCCCTATTGCTCGCTGCAGGGCAACTCTCCAGCGTGCACGCCGAGCATCAATATGAGTTTATGGGTGAGCTCGCCCTCTCCGGTGAACTCCGCCCAGTACCCGGTATTCTACCGGCCGCACTGAGAGCCACACAGGCGGGACGAACCTTAATCGCCCCCAGTGGCAACGCCGGTGAGCTCGGGCTGTTGCCTGCACCGCGTCCCTTCATCGCCCCATCCCTACTTGCCGTCTGCGCCTTCCTCAGTGAAAACGCCACATTGGAAAGACCAGCGCGCTGTCTACCCAGTAACGACTATGCACAGCAGGGGGACATGGCTGATATCATCGGTCAAGCGCAGGCGCGGCGCGCCCTGGAGATCGCCGCCGCCGGAGGGCATAATCTGCTACTGCTTGGGCCACCGGGTACCGGTAAAACGATGCTGGCCTATCGCCTACCGGGGATCCTGCCACCGATGACCAGCGATGAGGCGTTAGCGCAGGCCGCCATCAGCAGCCTGGCATATCCAGGTTCGACGCAGACACGCTATGGCGTACGCCCCTTTCGCGCACCGCACCATAGCGCCTCGATGGCAGCGCTGATCGGCGGCGGATCCTTGCCGCGTCCTGGAGAGATCTCTCTGGCGCATCACGGCGTACTCTTCCTTGATGAATTAGCCGAGTTCGATCGACGTACCTTAGATGCACTGCGCGAGCCGTTAGAGTCAGGTGTTGTCCACCTCTCCCGTGCCCAGATCAAAGTCAGCTTTCCCGCCCGCGTACAATTGGTTGCGGCGATGAATCCCAGCAATGCGGGATTTGGGAGCAGTGCGGGAGGACGCACCACACCGAATCAGGTACTGCGCTACCTCTCTCGCCTTTCTGGGCCGCTGCTCGACCGCTTCGATCTCTCGATTGATGTCCCCCTATTACCCGCGGGAGTATTGGCCAGCCAACGAGCGACGGGCGAAGACAGTGCCACACTACGCCAACGCGTTACCGCTGTCCGTGATCGGCAGTATGCTCGCAGTGGTCAGTTGAATGCTCATCTCGAGGGCGCAGAGCGCGATCGTGTCTGCCGCCTGAGTACACACGATGCACAATTTCTAGAACAGGCCCTGACACGCCTCGGTTTATCGGTACGCGCTTGGCACCGGCTGCTCAAGGTCGCTCGTACACTCGCGGACATGGAGGGCGTCGAGACTATCGCCCAACGCCATCTGGCTGAAGCGCTGAGCTATCGCGCCGTCGATCGGCTCTTACAGACATTGCAACGGGGGTAA
- the ilvG gene encoding acetolactate synthase 2 catalytic subunit codes for MNGAQWVVQALRAQGVSQVFGYPGGAIMPLYDALYDGGVAHLLCRHEQGAVMAAIGYARASGRVGVCIATSGPGATNLITGLADAMMDSVPLVAITGQVASSLIGTDAFQEMDVLGLSLACTKHSFMVTSLAELPEIMEQAFAIATQGRPGPVLIDIPKDIQLAQGEPAASLRSVDVIPDACPSEEVAQARALLAAAQRPVLYVGGGVGMANAVPALRALVACSGLPVAATLKGLGAADDAHPGYLGMLGMHGSKAANLAVQQCDLLLAVGARFDDRVTGRLNAFAPQARVIHLDIDPAELNKLRQAHVTLCGELTPLLSALTMPLSIAPWLQHVAQLKAQHVWRYDHPGEAIYAPLFLRQLSERKPARAVVTTDVGQHQMWSAQHMRFAQPHDFITSSGLGTMGFGIPAAVGAQMARPDDCVICVSGDGSFMMNVQELGTIKRAQLPLKIVLLDNQRLGMVRQWQQLFFDARYSETDLSDNPDFLTLAQAFGIPGQRISRKAQVADALEALLTTPGPYLLQVTIDEFENVWPLVPPGAGNESMLESVS; via the coding sequence ATGAATGGAGCGCAGTGGGTAGTACAAGCGTTGCGTGCTCAAGGGGTGAGTCAGGTATTTGGCTATCCCGGTGGTGCCATCATGCCGTTATACGATGCGCTGTACGATGGCGGCGTGGCGCACTTACTGTGTCGACATGAACAAGGAGCGGTGATGGCCGCGATCGGTTATGCCCGAGCCAGTGGCCGTGTCGGTGTTTGTATCGCGACCTCTGGCCCCGGCGCGACCAATCTGATCACTGGCTTGGCCGATGCCATGATGGATTCGGTTCCGCTGGTTGCGATTACCGGTCAGGTTGCTTCGAGCTTGATCGGTACCGATGCTTTTCAGGAGATGGATGTCCTGGGGTTATCGTTGGCATGTACCAAACATAGCTTTATGGTGACGTCACTGGCCGAGTTACCCGAGATCATGGAGCAGGCGTTTGCCATCGCCACCCAGGGGCGCCCGGGCCCGGTGTTAATCGATATTCCCAAGGATATTCAACTGGCGCAGGGCGAGCCTGCTGCGTCATTACGCAGCGTCGATGTGATACCGGATGCGTGTCCGTCGGAAGAGGTCGCACAAGCGCGCGCGCTATTGGCCGCCGCCCAGCGCCCGGTGTTATATGTGGGAGGCGGTGTGGGGATGGCCAATGCGGTCCCTGCGTTACGGGCATTGGTCGCATGTAGTGGCTTGCCCGTGGCGGCGACGCTGAAGGGATTGGGCGCGGCAGACGATGCGCATCCCGGCTATCTGGGGATGCTGGGCATGCACGGTAGTAAGGCGGCTAATTTAGCGGTGCAGCAGTGCGATCTGTTGTTGGCCGTCGGAGCCCGCTTCGACGATCGCGTCACTGGACGCTTGAATGCCTTTGCGCCACAGGCCCGTGTGATCCACCTGGACATCGATCCGGCAGAGTTGAATAAGCTGCGTCAGGCGCACGTAACCCTGTGTGGCGAGTTGACGCCGCTCCTGTCGGCGTTGACGATGCCGCTTTCCATCGCCCCCTGGCTGCAACACGTCGCACAATTAAAGGCGCAACACGTCTGGCGTTACGATCACCCAGGCGAGGCCATTTATGCCCCCTTGTTTTTACGCCAGCTCTCCGAGCGTAAGCCAGCACGGGCGGTGGTGACCACCGATGTGGGCCAACACCAGATGTGGAGCGCTCAACATATGCGTTTCGCGCAGCCGCACGACTTCATCACCTCCAGCGGACTGGGCACGATGGGATTCGGTATTCCTGCCGCCGTCGGTGCGCAGATGGCTCGTCCTGACGATTGTGTGATCTGCGTTTCTGGCGATGGTTCATTCATGATGAATGTGCAGGAGTTGGGCACCATCAAGCGGGCACAGTTGCCGCTGAAGATCGTCTTGCTGGATAACCAGCGGCTGGGAATGGTGCGCCAGTGGCAGCAACTGTTCTTCGATGCGCGCTACAGCGAAACCGATCTCTCTGATAACCCCGATTTTCTCACCCTGGCACAGGCGTTTGGCATTCCCGGGCAACGTATCAGCCGTAAGGCGCAGGTCGCGGATGCGCTGGAGGCCTTGCTGACGACACCGGGTCCGTACCTGTTACAGGTCACTATCGATGAATTCGAAAATGTCTGGCCGCTGGTGCCGCCGGGCGCTGGCAATGAATCCATGCTGGAGAGCGTATCATGA
- the ilvM gene encoding acetolactate synthase 2 small subunit: MMQNPSSQHYLAIQARRRPEILERVLRVVRHRGFEICAMHMAQDGECDSVNIELTVASARPVSLLSSQLSKLLDVAQVEVRALAPRPMMPCRQALG, encoded by the coding sequence ATGATGCAGAACCCTTCATCCCAACACTATCTGGCGATCCAGGCGCGTCGTCGTCCGGAGATCTTAGAACGCGTGCTGCGTGTGGTTCGCCACCGCGGTTTTGAGATCTGTGCCATGCATATGGCCCAAGATGGCGAGTGCGACAGCGTCAATATTGAGCTGACCGTTGCCAGCGCTCGTCCCGTCAGCCTGCTGTCGTCTCAGTTGAGCAAATTGCTGGATGTGGCACAGGTTGAGGTGCGCGCCCTCGCTCCCCGGCCCATGATGCCTTGTCGTCAGGCGTTAGGCTGA
- the rfaD gene encoding ADP-glyceromanno-heptose 6-epimerase, whose amino-acid sequence MIIVTGGAGMIGSNIVKALNDKGYTDILVVDNLKDGTKFVNLVDLDITDYMDKEDFIAGIVAGDDFGDIEAVFHEGACSSTTEWDGKYVMDNNYQYSKELLHYCLERQIPFLYASSAATYGMTDKFVEDRRYEGPLNVYGYSKFLFDQYVRRILPHVESQICGFRYFNVYGPREGHKGGMASVAFHLNTQINNGEEPKLFEGSENFRRDFIYVGDVADVNLWFWENGVSGIFNCGTGNAESFQAVADAVVDYHQKGNVVYIPFPDKLKGHYQAFTQADTTQLRAAGYTQPFKTVAQGVREYMEWLNRKP is encoded by the coding sequence ATGATTATTGTCACTGGCGGCGCCGGCATGATCGGCAGCAACATCGTTAAGGCATTGAACGATAAAGGCTATACCGATATTCTGGTGGTGGATAACCTCAAGGATGGTACCAAGTTTGTTAACCTGGTCGACCTGGATATCACCGACTATATGGACAAAGAGGATTTCATTGCCGGGATCGTTGCGGGTGATGATTTCGGTGATATCGAAGCGGTATTCCATGAAGGCGCCTGCTCCTCCACCACCGAGTGGGATGGCAAGTATGTGATGGACAATAACTACCAGTACTCGAAAGAGCTGTTGCACTACTGCCTAGAGCGCCAGATCCCCTTCCTGTATGCCTCCTCTGCCGCCACCTACGGCATGACCGATAAGTTCGTGGAGGATCGCCGCTACGAGGGGCCGTTGAACGTCTACGGCTATTCTAAGTTTCTCTTCGACCAGTATGTGCGCCGCATCCTACCGCACGTCGAATCGCAGATCTGTGGCTTTCGCTATTTCAACGTTTATGGGCCACGTGAGGGCCACAAGGGCGGCATGGCGAGTGTCGCTTTCCATCTGAATACTCAGATCAATAATGGTGAAGAGCCGAAGCTATTCGAAGGCAGTGAAAACTTCCGCCGTGACTTCATCTATGTCGGCGACGTCGCAGACGTTAACCTGTGGTTCTGGGAGAACGGCGTCTCTGGGATCTTCAACTGTGGTACCGGCAACGCCGAATCCTTCCAGGCCGTCGCCGATGCCGTCGTTGATTATCACCAGAAGGGGAATGTGGTCTATATCCCCTTCCCAGATAAACTAAAGGGACATTATCAGGCCTTTACTCAGGCGGATACTACTCAGTTGCGCGCGGCCGGTTATACTCAACCGTTTAAAACCGTCGCCCAGGGTGTACGCGAATACATGGAATGGCTAAACCGTAAGCCCTAA
- a CDS encoding branched-chain amino acid transaminase: protein MTTKKADYIWFNGEMVPWGEARVHVMSHALHYGTSVFEGVRCYDTHRGPAVFRHREHMQRLHDSARIYRMPLAYSVDELMAACRETLRRNQLTSAYIRPLVFIGDVGMGVNPPDGYQTDVIIAAFPWGAYLGEEALDQGIDAMVSSWHRAAPNTIPTAAKAGGNYLSSLLVGSEARRHGYQEGIALDVHGYVSEGAGENLFVVKNGVIFTPPFTSAALPGITRDAIITLAKAQGLEVREQVLSREALYLADEIFMSGTAAEITPVRSVDGIQVGIGRCGPITKRVQQAFFGLFNGQTEDRFGWLDAVNS from the coding sequence ATGACCACCAAGAAAGCGGATTACATCTGGTTTAACGGCGAAATGGTGCCCTGGGGCGAGGCCCGGGTTCATGTGATGTCTCACGCGTTGCATTACGGTACTTCGGTCTTTGAGGGGGTACGTTGTTATGACACGCATCGCGGTCCAGCCGTCTTCCGCCATCGGGAACATATGCAGCGTTTACACGACTCGGCACGCATCTATCGTATGCCGCTCGCCTACAGTGTCGATGAGTTGATGGCTGCCTGCCGAGAGACCTTACGCCGTAATCAACTGACCAGCGCCTATATTCGCCCGTTGGTCTTTATCGGCGATGTGGGCATGGGAGTGAATCCCCCGGATGGCTATCAGACGGATGTCATCATCGCCGCCTTCCCTTGGGGGGCTTATCTGGGTGAGGAGGCGTTAGATCAGGGTATCGATGCGATGGTCTCCTCTTGGCATCGTGCGGCACCGAATACCATTCCGACCGCCGCCAAGGCGGGTGGCAACTACCTCTCTTCATTGTTGGTAGGCTCAGAGGCGCGTCGTCATGGTTATCAGGAGGGGATCGCGCTGGATGTTCACGGTTACGTTTCCGAAGGGGCGGGCGAAAATCTGTTTGTGGTCAAAAACGGCGTGATTTTTACCCCGCCGTTTACGTCGGCGGCCTTACCGGGGATCACCCGTGACGCCATCATCACCCTGGCCAAGGCGCAGGGGCTGGAGGTTCGTGAGCAGGTGCTGTCGCGCGAGGCGCTATACCTGGCCGATGAGATCTTTATGTCGGGAACGGCGGCAGAGATCACCCCGGTGCGTAGTGTCGATGGCATTCAGGTGGGGATCGGACGTTGTGGCCCGATTACCAAGCGGGTACAGCAAGCTTTCTTCGGCCTGTTCAACGGCCAAACCGAGGATCGTTTCGGCTGGTTGGACGCGGTCAACTCCTAA